The sequence CCTGCTTTACTATCACAAGGATCTGGCCTTACGACCAAACGATCCTGATTCCCATTTCAACCTGGCTTTTATGTACCTGTTAACCGGCGATTACAGCAGGGGCTGGAAAGAATATGAGTGGCGTTTCAAAAGAACGGCGGTCGATCGTACCTACCCGCACAGTTTTACCCAGCCCCGCTGGCAGGGTGAAAATTTTGCCGGAAAAACGCTGCTGGTGCACGGCGAACAGGGCTTTGGCGACAATCTCCAGTTTCTCCGTTACCTGCCTCCGGCCAAACGACGTGGCGGACGACTGCTGTTTGAAATACCGCGCCAACTGTGCAAGCTGCTCCAAAACCATCCCGGAATCGACCAGCTGCTGATTTTTGACCACCAACAGGCTTACCCAAAAGCCTTCGACTACTATATTCCCCTGATGAGCCTGGCGCGCGTTTTCCAGACAGACGATGCCGGCCCGCCGCCCCCCGAACCACTAATTAAGGCTCCGGGGGCGCTTTGCCGGGCCTGGCGCGTGCGCCTGACCGGCAAAGCAGGGTTCAAAGTCGGTCTGGTCTGGGGGGGGCACCCCGTTCCCGACCCGGCCCGCTCCTGCCCGGCTTTAGAGCTGGCTCCCCTGCTGGAGCTTGACGACATCGATTTTTACGGCCTGCAGACCGGTCCCCCGGCGGAAGAAGCTCGGGAGCTTAAACAATTCTCCAGTTTCCGCGGTAATCTCGGTCCCGAATGGCACAGTTTCGCCGACACGGCCGCCGTCATTGCCAACCTGGATCTGGTTATCACCATCGATACCGCCACCGCCCACCTGGCGGGCGCCATGGGCAAAGCGGTCTGGACCATGCTGCCCTTCGCCCCCGACTGGCGCTGGGGACTGGAGCAAGAAAAGAGCCCCTGGTATCCAAGCATGTGTCTGTTTCGGCAGTCCGAACCCGGCAACTGGCAAGCGCCGCTCGCTCAAATCAAAACCAGGCTGAACGCTTCAGCCGTTAAAAATTTGAAAACCCGACCCGAACCACAAACCAAATTGTAATTGCAACCGGATTGATAAACCTATAACCAACGCTTGCAAATCGCGAAAAACAGGATGGCACGGTAACCGCTCCGCATGCGAGGCGCCCGAAACCCCAGGACTGCGGCGAACATGGAAAGATGCCGCGGCGACACTCGTCCGGCCTTTTGGCCGGAAAGGTTGAAGGGCAATGAAGCCGATGAAGTGGTTACGAAGCCGTCAGAATTGGATCAGTAAACATCCATGATCAGAAACATCGGCATCGGCTGGCAGCTGCACGACCGCACCGGCTGGGGAGTCTACGGCATAAATTTGGCGTTGCAACTGCTGGCGCGAGAAAACCTGCAACCGGTTTTGCTCTTTTCCCCCGGCCAGCTTCCGGAAAATCCGCTGCAACACCAACTTCTGCAACCGTTGGTCGATGCCTGCCGGAAACTGGCCGCCATGGCACAACGATTCCCCAAATTTCAACCCCACGCCGAAAAGCTGATCGTACTTAACGGTCTCGGCAATAATTTTTCCCATCAACCGGGCCTGTTGCAAAGTCCGGCCAACGCCGGGGTCATTTTTTTTGAAAACACCGCGTTCAACGCGCAAGGACGAAAGCGGGCCGCCCATTTTCCCCTGCTTATCACCGGGTCACACTGGAATGAAAACCTCTTAAGGGAAAAAGGCTTCACCAATCAAATTGTCACCGTCATTCAGGGCGTTGATCCGACGATTTTTCATCCGGCTCCGAAGGCCGGTTTTTTCGGCGAGCGTTTTGTCATCTTTTCCGGCGGCAAACTTGAATATCGCAAGGGCCAGGACATCGTCATCGCCGCCTACAAAAAATTTAATCAGCGCCACCCGGAAAGCCTGCTGCTCTGTGCCTGGCACAACAGCTGGCCGGCAACCATGGCCGAAATCGTCGCCGGCGGGCTGGTAGACGGTGTCCCGGACAGCAACGGCCCTCAGGCTGCCAACCTGGGCCGATGGCTGGAAAAAAACGGGCTCCTGCCGAAAAGTTTTCTGGTCTTGGCTGAAACCCCGAATATCTACATGGCTCCGATCATGCGGGAAGCCGATGTCGCCCTGTTCCCCAACCGCGGCGAAGGCGGCACCAATCTGGTGATGATGGAGGCTTTAGCCTGTGGTCTGCCGGTCATCATGGCGGCCAACACCGGCCAATTGGATTTCGCCGACCCTGAAATCGGATTTCCCCTGACAACACAGGGACCGGTCAAAGCCACCAGCCACATGGCAGGGGTCGAGGGCTGGGGGGAAAGCGACCAGGATGAAATCCTTGAAAAACTGGAAGAGGTTTACCAACACCGGGACCAGGCCCGCGAGCGGGGAAAAAATGCGGCCCGTCGTCTGGAAAATTTTACCTGGCAAATCCAGGTGGACAAGCTTTTGAACACGGTACTGGATTTTTTCTCATGACCGATCTGGCCGAAGGCCTTGCCCTGAAACAAAGCGGCCACACGGAAGCCGCGATAAAGGTTTTTCGCAAACTGCTACAAGAGGATGAAAACAACCTCGACGCCCGTCATCATCTTGGCAACGCCTTGATTTCCGCCGGGCAAACCCAGGCGGGAATCAGGGAACTAGAAAAGGTTTACCAGAAACGGCCGGCGGATCCGCTGACCGCCTACAACCTCGGCTGCGCATTGTTTGTCGACCAGCAGTTCAGCCGGGCGCTGACTTTGTTTTCGCAAACCGTCCGACAGCTGCCGGGGCTGCTCCCGGCCCGCGTCAATCGCGGCCTGACCCTGCACGCCTTAAACCGTCCGCAAGAAGCCCTGGCGGATTTCTATCTGGCGTTGCAAAAGCATCCGGAAGATCCGACCCTCAACTGGAACCTGGCTTTAACCTTATTAAGCCAGGGACATTATCGGGAAGGCTGGGCCGGCTATGAATGGCGCTGGCGGCAGAATACCAGGGAGCGCAACTATCCCCATAAATTTTCCCAACCGCTCTGGGATGGCCGGCCCTTTCCCGGCAAAACCCTGCTGGTTTATAGTGAACAGGGATTTGGCGACGCCATTCAATTTGCCCGTTTTCTGCCCCTGGCCAAAGCCCGTGGCGGCCGCCTGCTGTTTGAATGCCGCCGGGAAACCGCTCCCTTGTTCGTCGGCCATCCGGCCATCGATGAACAGGTAATTTTCTCTTTCAGCCGCGCGCCACAGGCAACCTTTGACCTGCAGATTCCATTACTGAGCCTGCCCCGGGTACTTGAAATCGAGCTGCATAACCTGCCGCAGCCGAACCCACCCGCTCTGAAACCGGACCAAAGCCGTTTCTGGCGCCAGCGACTGGCCGCAGACCACTTCAATATCGGCCTGGTCTGGGCCGGGCAGCCGACCCACGCCAACGACCGCCAGCGCTCCTGCTCCCTGAAAGACCTGGCACCACTTTTGCGGGCCGATCCGGCTCACAAACTGAATCTGGCCTTTTTTTCCCTGCAACTGGGTGAAGCCCGCGCACAGCTTACAGAAAGCAACGGCAGCATCCCCGATGCCGACATGGTTGACTGCGCTCCCTGGCTGCGGGATTTTGGCGACAGCGCCGCCTTGATCAACGAGCTTGATCTGCTGATTACAGTGGATACGGCGGCGGCCCATCTGGGAGGCAGCCTGGGCCGGCCGGTCTGGGTGCTGCTTTCCTCTGTCCCCGACTGGCGCTGGTTCAGAGAGCGCCGGGATTCACCCTGGTACCCGAGTCTTCATTTGTTTCGCCAGCGCCGGCCAAAAGACTGGACAGAGCCGATTGCCCAAATGACCGACGCCCTTATACAACTGGCCGGGGAAACCCAGCTTTGCCGACAACGGCATCAACTCCAGAGGAAAGCCGAGCCATGACGCAATCTCCTCCTGCAGCAAAACCCCTCACCGGCATCGTTTTCAGTAAAGACCGGGCCCTGCAACTCGACGGCACGTTAAACACGTTTGCCGACTGCTGTCGAGAACCGCAGATGGTTTCACTTAACATCATTTACAAAACCTCTGCGCCGCAACATATGGCCCAGTACCTCGAACTCAGAGAAAGCTACCCGGAGCATAATTTTATCGAAGAAAAAAACTTCCGCGATGATTTTCTGAGCCTCTGCCGCGGCGCCGAATATTTATTGTTTCTGGTTGATGATAATATTTTCGTGCAGCCTTTTTCTCCGCGCGACCTTCTCGAACTACTGGAAAACCATCCCGAAGCCCTGGGGTTTTCTTTAAGACTGGGAGAAAACAATAACTATTTTTACATGGCCGATCAGAATCAGACCGTGCCGCCTCTCAGCGCGACCAAACACCCGGAGATTTTTACCTGTAGCTGGACCTCGGGCACCGGTGATTTCGCCTTTCCGCTTGAAATTTCCAGCTCGATTTACCGGAAAAGCGATCTCTGGCCGTTTCTAAGCCGAATCGAATTCGCCAATCCCAACAGCCTGGAATATAATCTGGCTCCGTTCCGCCACCGGTTTCGCGATCTGGCCCCCAGACTGCTGATCTATCGTCAGTCGCGCACCTTCTGCAATCCGATCAATATCGTCAATACCGTCTGCCGTTGCCGGGCCGGCGAGCGCCGTGAATATTCGAGCGTCGCCCTGCAGAAGCTATTCGCCGATGGTTTTCGGCTGGACGGCAAAAGATATCTGGGTTTCATCCCCAACGCCTGTCATCAGGAAGTCGAGCTGCACTTAAAACGACTTTCGCCGACAACCTGGCCGGCGACGCCCGGCGGGTCTCCCCAGGCCGAACGCAAACCGGCAAATTTACTGAGCGACGCCCGCCAACTGAAAAAGATCTTTCTGCAACAGGGACTCCAGACCGAGGCGGCCGGGGTTTATGACAAATATCTGCAAACTCATCCCACCGACCAGGAGCTGGTCAAACTTTTCGAATACTGGGAGAACGCGGCTCTATCGGCCACATCATCCCTACCCCGAATTCCCCGAATCACGGTGATTATCCCGGCCTATAACTGTGCGCCCACCATCGGCAAAAGTCTCGACAGCGTGTTGGACGCCTTCGCCTTCTGCGCCGCCACCATGCCGATCGTAAATCCCGGCGACTGGGCCGAAATTATCGTGGTCAACGACAACTCTGCTGACGAAACCGCCCAAGTCGTGGAAAACCATGCGGCCGCCCCCTATCAAATCAAACTGATTAATCAGCATCAAAATCTGGGAGCTGGTCCCTGCCGCAACCTGGGGGCCGAAAAAGCTCGCGGCGAGCTGATCTTCTTTCTCGACGGCGACGATCTTTTCTTCGAGGAACATATTCTGTTCTGTCTGCATCAGCTGCACCTGCACCCGGAACTGCATTTTATCCAGACCGGCATCAGAATCGATGAAAACATCCTGCCGCACTGGCAACAGGCCATAGAAAACAGCGTCCCTTTTAATTTTTGCATCAGAAAATGGTGCCATGACTGCCTCGGCGGCTACCCCGAGGGCGAAGCCTTTCAGGCTTTGCGTTGTGAAGACGCCTTTTACCGCTCCCTGTTAAGCCGGTTCTTCCTGGGCGGCCGCATCAAGCGCAAGACCATGCAGCATTTCCGTTATCCCGGCAACGCCCTGGATCGCCAGCTGGAAAAATTTTCCCGCCCGCCGACCGCCACCTGTTCCGAAGAGATTCTCAGTCCCGCCGAGGCCGCCGCCTTTCCCGCCATCAAACAGCTGATGGCGAAAAAAACCGCTGAACTGAAAAAAAATTTTACACGTTGGGCGGAAAAGATTAAGCAAACAACATGAAAAGAAACCAAAAACCCCGGCACCGGGAAAAATCACCGGCAAAAAAAAACGCGCCCCAGGAAAAAGGGGCCGCTTATTGGTTCGCTCAGGGGCTTAAGGCCCAGGAAGCCGGGGCCACGAACGCGGTCGCCGCCTACCGACAATGCCTGGCCATGGCCCCAGAACATTTTCCGGCGCGCTACAATCTGGCCATCCTTGAACACGACGCCGGCAACTTGGCCGAGGCGGAAATCCACTATCGTCAGGCCCTGAATCTGCAACCAAGCCATGCCGAACTCTGCAAGAATTTCGGTGACCTGCTTCTTGCCCGCAAACAGCCGGAAGAAGCTGTCAGTTTTTACCACAAAGCCCTGGCAAGCGATCCTCAAAATGCCGCCACCTGGTTCAATCTCGGTCTGGTCGAAGGGGCCTTGAACCATTTTGACCAGGCATTTACCGCCTTCCATGAAACCCTCAAACTCAAACCCGGAGATCTCGGCGGCCGCCGTGAAATTGCCGCTCTCAAGCGGCGGCTGAAACATTTCCCGGAAGCGATCAGGGATTTCAGCGACTTGTTAAACGATTTTCCCGATAATCTTTTCTGTCGGGAAAAACTGGCGGAAAGTTATTGGCTCAATGGAGAAATCACCTCGGCCGAAAAGCAACTCAGCCTCATTCTGGCACAAAATCCGGAAAATTTCTCGGCCTTGAATCTGCGTTCCCTGGTTCATATGCGGCAAGGCCGTTTTCAGGAAGCGGCACAGGTTTTTCTTGCCCTTCTGCAGCACAGAGAATTAAACCCCCGGGTCCATAGCAATATCCTCTATCATCAGCTGATGTTCTCGGCGGATCCGCAGCTCTGTCTTCAGCGGGCCCGACAATGGTGGCAACGCCATGGCGCCCCGGAAGCGGCGGCCGCGGCCATCAGCCAGCGCCGAGATCTCGACCCCACAAGAACTCTCAGGGTGGGACTGCTGTCTCCCGATTTCCGCCGTCATGCGGTCAGCCGCTTTGTCCTCCCCCTGCTCCGCCATCATGACCGCCGAAGGGTGCGTTTTTTCCTCTACGCCACGCACCTTAAAAACGATGCGGTAAGCGAAGAAATAGCGGCCCTGGGCGACACCTGGCGACCCGTCGGCACGCTCGACAATGATCGGCTCTGCCGGCAGATAATTGCCGACGAAATCGATATTCTGATTGAACTGAGCGGCCACACCGCCGATAACCGCCTGCCCCTGATGGCCCGTCGCCCGGCCCCGATTCTGATTTCCTGGCTCGGCTATCCGGCCACCACCGGCCTGGAGACAGAAAGTTACCGGCTCAGCGACAAACTCGTGGATCCCCCGGAGAATGCCGCCCATTACACAGAGAAACTACTCTATCTGCCGGCACCATTCTTATGTTACGAAGCCCCGCCGGAAAGTCTGAACTTGCCGCCAAAGGCTTCTATTCTTGAGTGCGCCGGGACAACCATCACCTTCGGCTCCTTCAACAACCCGGCCAAGCTGTCCGACCCCTGTCTGGGGCTCTGGGCGGAAATTCTGCGGCGCGCTCCGAAGACGCGGCTGTGTTTAAAGGCCCGGGAGTTTCAGGATATCAACACCGCCTCGCGGCTGAAAGAAAGGTTTGCCGGCCTCGGCATCGACCCGGAGCGCCTGCGACTGCTTGCCGGCCACCCTCGCCTCAGCGACCATTTCGCGGCTTACCATAAAATCGACATCGCCCTTGACCCACTGCCCTATAACGGCACCACGACGACCTTTGAAGCCTTATGGATGGGGATTCCGGTAGTCGTACTGGAAGGCGAAACCCATGCCGCCAGGGTCGGCGCGGCGCTGTTGCGCGCTCTGGACTGCAAGGAACTAATCGCCACTAATCCGGCCGAATATATTGACATCGCCCTGCAACTGTCAGCCGATTCCCAAAAGCGGGCCGCCTACCATCGCCAATTACGCGAGAAATTGCTGGCTTCCGACTTAATGAACGGGCCGCGCTTCAGCGAGAATTTTATTGCGGTTTTAAGACGGAGCTGGCTTGCCTGGCGCGACCAGCGGCTGACCATGCTCAGACAAGCGATCGAAAGCTGTGGAGAAGCTCTCGGATTGCCGAAAACCTTGAGTACACTACTGAATAATAACGACAAATCCCGGGAGATCCTCGAATACGCGCTGGCCCGAAACGGGACCACGGATATTTTTCTGCAGATTGCGAGAAGCCTCGCGGATAGAGGTGAGTTTGCGGCTGCGGCCATGAGCCTGCGCGAGGCCCTGGCCGGCAATCCCGACCAGCCTGAATGCCGTTTTTTGCTGGGACAAATTCTGGAAACCGACGGCCGGAAAACTGAAGCCGTCTGCCATTATCACCGCCTGCTGAAGAACAATCCCCAGATGGCGAAAGCAGCCCTGGCTCTCAACCGGTTGCTTCTTCAGGAAAATCCCGACGATCCGGAACTTAATTTTAATCTAGCTGGAGCCTTTTTTCACCTGCGCCAACCGCATCAGGCGCGAGCGGCCCTGTTTAAAACCCTGCGGCTGAACCCGAATGACGCCCGCGCCTGGAATAACCTCGGCTATCTTGAACAGAGTTACGGTTCTCAGGAAAAGGCGGCGGCGGCTTTTAAAAAGGCATGGGAGCTTGACCCGGCGTTTCCCGGCCTCGGTTCCGCTCGGCTCTGGTTTCTCGACCAGGACTGCGCCTGGCGGGAAGCCGCGGCCCTGGTCGCGGAAGAGGAACAAAAATCCAACCAGGATTTTCCCTGTCTGCATGACTTAAACGCCAGAAGACCGGATCCGGAAATCGCCTTAAAACGAGCCCGGGAGATAAGCAAAAGCATTGAACCTGTTCAAAGATTATCATTTCCCGAAAACCACTTTTCAACCAGCGGAGGCAAAAAAGTGCTTTCCATCGGCTATCTGTCCGGCGATTTTCACGATCATCCCGTAGCCCATAACCTGTTGAATCTTTTCCGCCTGCACGACCGGAAAAATTTCCAGGTAAACGCTTATGCGTTCGGCCCCGACGATCAGAGTTATTATCGCCGCCGACTTGAACGG is a genomic window of Pseudomonadota bacterium containing:
- a CDS encoding tetratricopeptide repeat protein; the encoded protein is MTASEIRTEAWLAAAEYFIAINDWPAAEAALRRELLLDSTDARAYTLLARALKYQKRKDEAGRAFFQAAKLEPENPDYLYNLALFHQENGELAAAEKIYLELINKYPAYADALANLGRLYQDSNQPGKALLYYHKDLALRPNDPDSHFNLAFMYLLTGDYSRGWKEYEWRFKRTAVDRTYPHSFTQPRWQGENFAGKTLLVHGEQGFGDNLQFLRYLPPAKRRGGRLLFEIPRQLCKLLQNHPGIDQLLIFDHQQAYPKAFDYYIPLMSLARVFQTDDAGPPPPEPLIKAPGALCRAWRVRLTGKAGFKVGLVWGGHPVPDPARSCPALELAPLLELDDIDFYGLQTGPPAEEARELKQFSSFRGNLGPEWHSFADTAAVIANLDLVITIDTATAHLAGAMGKAVWTMLPFAPDWRWGLEQEKSPWYPSMCLFRQSEPGNWQAPLAQIKTRLNASAVKNLKTRPEPQTKL
- a CDS encoding glycosyltransferase gives rise to the protein MIRNIGIGWQLHDRTGWGVYGINLALQLLARENLQPVLLFSPGQLPENPLQHQLLQPLVDACRKLAAMAQRFPKFQPHAEKLIVLNGLGNNFSHQPGLLQSPANAGVIFFENTAFNAQGRKRAAHFPLLITGSHWNENLLREKGFTNQIVTVIQGVDPTIFHPAPKAGFFGERFVIFSGGKLEYRKGQDIVIAAYKKFNQRHPESLLLCAWHNSWPATMAEIVAGGLVDGVPDSNGPQAANLGRWLEKNGLLPKSFLVLAETPNIYMAPIMREADVALFPNRGEGGTNLVMMEALACGLPVIMAANTGQLDFADPEIGFPLTTQGPVKATSHMAGVEGWGESDQDEILEKLEEVYQHRDQARERGKNAARRLENFTWQIQVDKLLNTVLDFFS
- a CDS encoding tetratricopeptide repeat protein, encoding MTDLAEGLALKQSGHTEAAIKVFRKLLQEDENNLDARHHLGNALISAGQTQAGIRELEKVYQKRPADPLTAYNLGCALFVDQQFSRALTLFSQTVRQLPGLLPARVNRGLTLHALNRPQEALADFYLALQKHPEDPTLNWNLALTLLSQGHYREGWAGYEWRWRQNTRERNYPHKFSQPLWDGRPFPGKTLLVYSEQGFGDAIQFARFLPLAKARGGRLLFECRRETAPLFVGHPAIDEQVIFSFSRAPQATFDLQIPLLSLPRVLEIELHNLPQPNPPALKPDQSRFWRQRLAADHFNIGLVWAGQPTHANDRQRSCSLKDLAPLLRADPAHKLNLAFFSLQLGEARAQLTESNGSIPDADMVDCAPWLRDFGDSAALINELDLLITVDTAAAHLGGSLGRPVWVLLSSVPDWRWFRERRDSPWYPSLHLFRQRRPKDWTEPIAQMTDALIQLAGETQLCRQRHQLQRKAEP
- a CDS encoding glycosyltransferase family 2 protein; translated protein: MTQSPPAAKPLTGIVFSKDRALQLDGTLNTFADCCREPQMVSLNIIYKTSAPQHMAQYLELRESYPEHNFIEEKNFRDDFLSLCRGAEYLLFLVDDNIFVQPFSPRDLLELLENHPEALGFSLRLGENNNYFYMADQNQTVPPLSATKHPEIFTCSWTSGTGDFAFPLEISSSIYRKSDLWPFLSRIEFANPNSLEYNLAPFRHRFRDLAPRLLIYRQSRTFCNPINIVNTVCRCRAGERREYSSVALQKLFADGFRLDGKRYLGFIPNACHQEVELHLKRLSPTTWPATPGGSPQAERKPANLLSDARQLKKIFLQQGLQTEAAGVYDKYLQTHPTDQELVKLFEYWENAALSATSSLPRIPRITVIIPAYNCAPTIGKSLDSVLDAFAFCAATMPIVNPGDWAEIIVVNDNSADETAQVVENHAAAPYQIKLINQHQNLGAGPCRNLGAEKARGELIFFLDGDDLFFEEHILFCLHQLHLHPELHFIQTGIRIDENILPHWQQAIENSVPFNFCIRKWCHDCLGGYPEGEAFQALRCEDAFYRSLLSRFFLGGRIKRKTMQHFRYPGNALDRQLEKFSRPPTATCSEEILSPAEAAAFPAIKQLMAKKTAELKKNFTRWAEKIKQTT
- a CDS encoding tetratricopeptide repeat protein, which translates into the protein MKRNQKPRHREKSPAKKNAPQEKGAAYWFAQGLKAQEAGATNAVAAYRQCLAMAPEHFPARYNLAILEHDAGNLAEAEIHYRQALNLQPSHAELCKNFGDLLLARKQPEEAVSFYHKALASDPQNAATWFNLGLVEGALNHFDQAFTAFHETLKLKPGDLGGRREIAALKRRLKHFPEAIRDFSDLLNDFPDNLFCREKLAESYWLNGEITSAEKQLSLILAQNPENFSALNLRSLVHMRQGRFQEAAQVFLALLQHRELNPRVHSNILYHQLMFSADPQLCLQRARQWWQRHGAPEAAAAAISQRRDLDPTRTLRVGLLSPDFRRHAVSRFVLPLLRHHDRRRVRFFLYATHLKNDAVSEEIAALGDTWRPVGTLDNDRLCRQIIADEIDILIELSGHTADNRLPLMARRPAPILISWLGYPATTGLETESYRLSDKLVDPPENAAHYTEKLLYLPAPFLCYEAPPESLNLPPKASILECAGTTITFGSFNNPAKLSDPCLGLWAEILRRAPKTRLCLKAREFQDINTASRLKERFAGLGIDPERLRLLAGHPRLSDHFAAYHKIDIALDPLPYNGTTTTFEALWMGIPVVVLEGETHAARVGAALLRALDCKELIATNPAEYIDIALQLSADSQKRAAYHRQLREKLLASDLMNGPRFSENFIAVLRRSWLAWRDQRLTMLRQAIESCGEALGLPKTLSTLLNNNDKSREILEYALARNGTTDIFLQIARSLADRGEFAAAAMSLREALAGNPDQPECRFLLGQILETDGRKTEAVCHYHRLLKNNPQMAKAALALNRLLLQENPDDPELNFNLAGAFFHLRQPHQARAALFKTLRLNPNDARAWNNLGYLEQSYGSQEKAAAAFKKAWELDPAFPGLGSARLWFLDQDCAWREAAALVAEEEQKSNQDFPCLHDLNARRPDPEIALKRAREISKSIEPVQRLSFPENHFSTSGGKKVLSIGYLSGDFHDHPVAHNLLNLFRLHDRKNFQVNAYAFGPDDQSYYRRRLERDADRFVDVSRMSDEEAARLIQTDGIDILIELMGHTRDNRLAICAFRPAPVQISWLGYPGTTGADFIDYLIADQTVIPPEEQRYFSEKILYLDHCYMIADRAAIADQPTRTAQGLPPKAFIFCSFNSAYKLEPVMFSVWMEILKAVAGSVLWLKYGNDQMVANLKREAAERGVDPDRLIFAGKLPDKADHLARLQLADLALDTRIYNGHTTSLDTLWAGVPLVAVKGRHFPSRVSTSNLYALDLSELVCDNLEDYRRLAIRLAQNPVELAALRQKLEARRLTTPLFDTEATVRNLERIFQKLRQATSPDE